The following is a genomic window from Bubalus bubalis isolate 160015118507 breed Murrah chromosome 6, NDDB_SH_1, whole genome shotgun sequence.
GACTTTTGGGGAGGAAATTCACAAGCTCTCTGCCAGTTCTCAGCCAGAAGTTCTTTCTGACAAGTCCACCTCTCATGATGCAGCCCCAGGCACATGGATGAGGAAAGCATCCTCTcagcccctgccccctcctcccctcctcccctcctcctgggggATGAGAGCACCCTAGCAACCACCTGTGCTCTCAGCCCAGAGTGCACCCACCGGAGAACTGCTGCCTCAGCCCTCCACCCATCTCCCTTCTCACCAGGGATGTTTGCCTTACTGTCAAGCCTTATCCCaagtcctcctccccaccccacaaagGTCTGAGGATTCCCCCTTGCCCGCTGCAGACCTTCCACACCATCCCTGTTCTGCTAGGCCCAGAGACTCCTGAAACACCCACAGGTCAGAGCAATAGAGCTTTCCACTTTGATCTGTCTGCGTGTGCATGGACTTGGACGGGTTAACATGTCTCTCTCACTCATATAAGTGTTCTTCCAACCAAGTGCCGACTGGATGGTCCATTCAGTTTATGGAAAAAACAAAGTTGCATCAAAAATTTTTGAAGACTTTGGTTTTCATCCAAGAAGGATATGGTTCCTATAGTTgccttgaggggaaaaaaaaaaagtcagaacttTGGGGGATTCATATCcacttatttttctgttctgtatttttattttgaactacATGTGAATTAAATgccttacattttaattttcaaggtttcagttcagctcagctcagtcgctcagtcgtgtccaactctttgcaaccccatgaatcgcagcatgccaggcctccctgtccatcaccatctcaatgtTTAAGGTCTCTTAAAGTCTGACTTGTCTCTGACCCTACATCTACTCTCAGCCAGGGAAGCTCATGAGTGTTTCTTCCTCAAGATTCAGGGCTCCCAGAGGACAGGGCTGTGTCCCCTCAGACCGAAGACCTTGAAGACAGGTCAGAGCCTCACTCTCCAGTTGAAGATTCCCCAATAGCAGAGCCCGCGTGTCCTCTGGTTCTCTCCTCAATGGTGTGCCAGAGGCCAGCTCCATCTCTGCTGCTGAATGACTGACCCCGCCTCCTGACTGGCCCCCATGGCCTCACACACTCCCTCCTTCAGCTGTGTCACTGCCCATCTCTCCCCAGACAAGAGTGACTGGCGCCTCTTCACCAGGTGTATTGAGAGGGAAGGACAAGGCTACGAGTATGTCATCTTTTTCCAACCATCCGAGAAGAAGTCCGTCTGTCTTTTCCAACCGGGCCCCTCCCTGGAGGGAGTTCCAGGGTAAGATAATGGGCTAACCCGGGGGGGACATCTTTGGCTGCACCCTGGGCTTGGCCACGGGGGTGCATTGGGCTCGGCCAGCCTCTGGGCTCTGTACCTCTGTCTAGGGAGGTGGGTGGAGAGTGGGAGGCACTGGGCTTCAGTCTTGCAGTGTCAGATGTGGAAGGATATTCTGTCATCTGGTTCAGTCCCCATTGGGCAGATAAGAGACAGTCTCCTTATTCCAGGCCTGGGAATTTTTCAGTAAGAAGGGGCCTTAGAAGCCACTCTGAGAGGGATGTAGTGGACTCAGAAGATGACAAGATCTGGAGTTAAGGGCCAGGCTTCCAGTCCTGCTCTGCCACTGCTTGTATGAAGACCCCAAGCAAGCAATTTAACCTCTGTCTCCTGGCCTTCAGtctcctggaaaaggcaatggcaacccactccagtattcttgcctggaaaatcccatggacagaggagcctggtgggctacagtccatggggtcacaaagagttggacatgactgaaatgacttagcatgcatgcacttcaGTCTCCTTACCTAAATCTTGGGGCAGTAATATCTACCTCCCAGAACAGCTAAGAGATATGAAGGGCCTCTGTTTATGTACTCATATGTACTTATATGTATGGTTTATGTACTCATAAACCATAAGGCACAATACAGCTATCAGGCTATCTCTCCGAACTTCACCTTTGCCCAGCGGGCAAACTGAGATGCACAGAGGTAAGTGATCTTGCCCAAGGTAGCACAGGCAGTTAAGGTCAGATCCAGGACTCTAACCCAGGAGGCGGGACTCCAAATCCATCGCTTCTTCTGTACTCCACTGCCTCCAAACTGGGAAGAGACCCAGGAAAGAACTCACACTGGACGTAAATACATTCACGCTGGACATAAATACACATTCAGATGGGCCCTGAGCCTCTTGCTTAAGGACACTGGGTCACCAGGTCCACGTTTGTCTGCCTTCTTGATCCCTGTTCCTGCTTTAGACAGTCACTGAAGGCTAACTGTGGAGTCAGAATTCTTgcaagggagaggagagaggggagggaaggagaaatgtAAGGGTCCCAAGACCTGAGAGAGACTGAGTTGCAGTTAAACAGAATTCAAAGAGATTATTAGATGTCAGCACCTCTGCAGGCAACGGATTCCGACTGCATCCCTTTCGTCACCTTGGCCATCCTGAAGGTATCTTCCATGGGGACTTCCACACGAGTGTGTGCAGACACTGGGGGACTAGGTCAGAGCTCTACCCAGGCCACGGGTCCCCTCCCTTATGAAGAGGAAAACCCCCCAAAGGGGCAGGGATAGGGTGGAATGTGGCCTTTTATTTAGGGGCTCATGGAGGTGGGGCTGGAAAGGCAGAAGAGGACCACTCGACACTGAGGCTAGAAGATTGAGGGGATCCAAGATGGGGTCAGCACTGAATTAGAAACACCCAGGTCAGTCTATCTCCCTGcgtaagaaaaaaatcttgtacTTCCTGCTGTCTTTCTTTCCTGTGAGCCTCTTTCACTCTCACACAAAACACTTCACTTCTGACACTTCAGTCACCAAATGGCTGGAAGCTCCCCCAACACCAAGAAATTCTCTGTGACACCAACTGGGTGGGGAGCCTACAATAGAACTCcattctgacactgtctacctggagacagtgtcagacccCCCAGGTTaaaggctcagtcccacaagactgcttCCACCCTTCTTTAGATGCCAATGGCTAGTGTAGGTGCACAGGTTACCCACAATTTCTGATCTGGCAGTAACTGATGGTTCCCAGTACCCTTTCCTCTGGTTGGATGAATTTACTAGAACCATTCACAGAACTCAAAGAAACACTTACTTATGTTTACCAGTTTATTAAAGATACTGTAAAGGATGAACAAGcttccttagtagctcagtcagtaaagaatctgcctgcagtacaggagacccaggttcaatccctgggtggggaagatcccctggagaaggaaatggcaatccactccagtatacttgcctggaaaatcctgtggacagaggagcctagcgggctacagtccatggggtcacaaagagtcagacacaacagagcaactaaaccaccaccaaaggaTGAACATCCAGATGGAAGAAGTCTGTAAGAGAAGGTCTGGGAACACATCCTGAGTGCAAGAGCTTCTGTCCTTGTGGCGCTGTGGTGCATTACCCTCCTAGTGTGGATGTGTTCGCCAACCCATACTAACTGGAATTCTTACGGAGGCTTCAACACATAGGTATGATCCATCATTAACTTCATTTTCAGCCCTTCTCCCTTCTCAAGAGAACTAGAGGTTGTGGCGGCAGGactgaaaattccaagcttctaaatggcaacctactccagtattcttgcctagagaatcctgtggacagaggagcctgggggctgctgtccatagggtcgcacagagtcggacatgactgaagcgacttagcatgcatgcatgcattggagaaggaaatggcaacccactccagtattctttcctggagaatcccagggacagaggagcctcatgggctgccgtctatgcgacttagcagtagcaacagcaatcatggcttggtctttctggtaaACAGCCCTCAACCAGGAGCCCACCCAGAGTCACCTTGTTAGAACAAGAAACATTCCTATCACACAGGAAATTATGAGGGtttcaggagctctgtgccaggagccAGGGGCAAAgaccaagatcccctggagaaggcataggctacccactccagtattcctgggcttcccttaaaagaatctgcctgcaaagcagtagacctgggtttaatccctgggttgggaagatcccctggaggagggcacagcaactcactccagtattcttgcctggagaatccccatgaacagaggagcttggtgggctacagtccatggggtcgcgaagagtctggcatgactaagtaactaagcacagcatatatacatattctattATCTTACAAGTACCCGTCCAGCCCCAAGGCAATGAGGCAGGGTAGAATAACTGACCAAGAGCTACCCTGAAGCATCTTCACACTTGCCACTGGGTCCTGGGCCCTGAACAAAGAGGGAAGAGCAGGCTTACTGTTCTTTGGCTACAACTCTTCCCCTATTTCAAGCCATGTGGGAAGGGAACTGGCTAGAGGcgtatgtaaagttttaaaaacattacCTCATTTGATTTGATGggacacaaattatttttattcacaaCTCACAGTGAGAAAACCAAGACTCAGAAAGGTTTAGCAACTTACACAAGATCAAACAGGTAGTGAAGGTGGAGCAAGGAGTCAAACCAGGCGGGTGTGGTTGCATGGCCCCCAGTATTTTCCACCAAAGGGAGCAGAAGCAGGGGTGTGGGAAGCCTGCTGGTGGCAGGCACAGCATGGTGACCCGTGATAGCACAGCAGGGAAGTTGACCTGGTCTTTGGAGAATCGGGGTCACACTGTTGAAAGCCAGAAACTGGAATCTCTTTCGAGTTATGCGCTTTCTAAAACTCAGTGCCTCTCTATTTTCCCCAACTTAACCAGCAATGGAGCTTTGGCATGAAGAAAGTCAGGTTACACAAGTGAGAACAAGAATTTGCACCCTTTAAATAAAGCAAGTGTTTGCAGCATCTGCTGAAGCTGGCTCTCAGCTTTCCACAGGCAGCGCCGCTCGGGAGTCCATCTTGTCATCACTGAATAGATCCTAGGTCAAGTTTCATGGTTACCCATCTTGAAAATGTGGGCTCAACACTGGCCATAGCGACTGGTGAGGTGAGAGCTGCCCAAGGTCAGTTTAGAGACTAAAGCCCAAAAGTTCAGGGATTTTTCCATCCCCTGAAGGAGTGCACCTTTCCAAACTACGGTAATTGCTACCAGCAATTAGGTGATGAATCAAAAAAAAGCTTCTTCCATTCATTCTATCAGAAAAAAGTTCTTTTCCTGGTGAAATACAATAATGGTATCAGTGGTTGCTAACACAGGCTGTAGTAACGTGGAAGAAAAACCAGCTgattttgactggtttgatcagaCAGGATCCAgatccatttcctttcctttcctgggGAAAGATGGAAgtgggggaggcgggggtggTGGTTTCTGTCCCTGGCCTtactccctgccccctcccccaggtttACCCACGGAGGGTCCCTGGCAGCCTTGATAGATGAGACCTTTTCTAAAACTGCTTACCTGTCTGGAGAGGGGCTATTAACAGTAAATTTCAACATCAGGTTCAAAAAGTAAGTATGgggtacttccctggcagtcaagtggttaaTACAcctcacttccaatgcagagggtgtgggttcaatccctggtcagagaactaagaccccacgtgctacacggtgtggccaaaaaattaaacaaacaaaaaatcagattttttttttaaagtaagtacaGATCTTTGGGGTGTGGGCCATTGAGGGGGCAGCTGGGGTGCAGAAGACCTGTCATGCTCCTTCCCCAGCCACACAGTCCCTTGGTCCCCTGGCCAGATCAGAACTTCTGCCATGCAACTCTGGTTGCTGGCAGATGAGCCGGGAGCCACTTAAGTCCTTGAGACAAGGTAAGATGAAGAGAAGTTTGGGGGAGGACAGAGAGTTGAGGGGCAGGGCCCAGGGGCTTACATGAGCGGGGGCTAAGCCACCTCCTCTCCCAGCTTGATTCCCCTGGGCTCTCTGGCTGTGCTGAACGTCAACGTGGAAAAGATCGAGGACCAGAAGATGTACCTGTCCTGTGTCACCCAGAGCAGAGATCAGCAGACAGTTTACGCTAAAGCCTCAGGTAAAGAGGACCTCAGCCCCGGCCCCTGGCCCTGTCCTGCTGGCGCTATGCCCGGAACAAACAGAAGGGGGAATGCTAAGGATCCAATCACAAGGTGGGCTCCAACTTTTTAGAGTGGGATTGGGACCTGCTGCACACACAGGCAAAGTGAGGAAAAACCGAATTaggacttttttttcctgtatatgaGTGGCCCAGCGTGTCTCACCAAGACAGGACCCAGGTACTGAGTAACTGGGTACCAAAGCTCTGAGTACCCCGTCAGCTCCTGTCATCCATGCCCTGGCCCCTGCCATTTGGCTCACCCTTCTCTTGCAGGCACTTTCCTCCAGATGCAGCTGGAAGAGGATTCATCTGGACAATAGACACAGTGCCTTCAGAGAGCCTACCAACGACCACCTTGCCTACCAGGGACCCACTGCAGAGCAGGGAGGGGTGCCCAAGAAGTAATGGGTGAAGTGAGGGGGGGGTGCTTTCCTTGCATAAATAAAGTCTCACAGCCCTGTTCTCAGTCCAAGATGCTCCTATAGTTGAAACTCAAGATTCTCCCGGGGCCTCCCACATACCCACTTTCCCATTCAACACCAAGGGAAGCAGTGTACTGAGGCCTGCCAGGCGCTGGGTGAGGCGCCAGGCTCACAGTGATGAAAGACAAGGCCCTTGGTCTCAGCATGCACGGCGCAGGGCGGGGAGCAGAGCACCCCCGTCTGCTCCTCCCAACCTGAGGCCCCGGTTATGACACAAAGGGAGGAGAGATCAACTTTGCTCTAGGAAAGCAATCAGAGGTTTTCTAGAGGAAGCTGTGCTTGAACTGAGTCTCAAAAGTTAAGTGGTGTCCACCAGGCAGGCAGGGAAGAGGAGGATATTCTGAACAGGGGGCTAGTCCGGGCAAAggcacagtgactttggagaacAGCAAGGTGCTGAGTGGGCAGGAGTTtagggaaagagaagggggcagggcaggtgCAGGCCATGGAAGGTGCCTTAAACCGTGCAGTGGACCTTCAACTTTGTCTTGTAGGAAACAGGCATCCTTTAAAGGGTTTGGGCTGGGGCATGgcagaaagttttgttttttggaaagaTGACTCTGGTGACAATAAGAGGTCAgcaagactgaaggtgggagcaCTGGTTAGGAGATCCTTGTGGGGCTCCAAACAAGAGATAGTAAGGACCTAACATGGTTCAAAGCGATGaagatgaaatatgaaaatattgcAAAGAGTACAGTTTCTGGCTTGATGGTTCCAGGTGGCATCACTGGGCATACAGGGGAGCAGGCATGAGGTGGAGGGAGATACTGAGGTCAACTTCACACGAATTGAGCTTGAAGTACCCATGGAACCTCCACCATAGgggaagcagcagcaggagccctgGATATTATCATTTGGAACTCAGAATTGATTACATACTGACTCAATCTGTAACTCATCAATATAAAAACTGACATGGAATCCCACGGAGTGGATTATGCAGAATGAAAGTGAGGAGGAGCCAGAGAGCATGAGAGCAACAagatgagagaggaaggaaggacagggaaaagGGTCAGTGACAGAACATGTGGCCACACTAAGGCTTAAAGCTGGGACAGAGAATCAAACACCCACTAAGGAGGCCAAGAATAGGACAGGTGGGACCGTCGCTAGATCAGCAGTATCAAATGCTAAAGAGAAAGCAGATAAGAATTAAAAAGAGGCCTTTGGACTTGGCAGTAAGGAAGGTGGTGGTCTTTTTTGCCAGGAGGTAGGAGCAAAATCTAGATTGTGGTAGATGAAAAAATGAATGGGAATGACAAAGTGAATGGAGATGAGTCTTTCTGGGAATTTTGTTGATGTTATTATGTTATTTAAAGAAAGAGATTTAAGTGCATTGAGGAGAGAGGTGTCATCTCGCAGAATAGCCATCTGGTCTTAGAGCTAGATCAAGAGCACAAATGGtggactttcctggaggtccaagggattcttaaccgagaatccacctgccaatgcaggggacatggatttgatccctagtcctggaagatcccacgtgctgaggggcaactaagcctgtgggccacaactactaaaaCTCTAAAGTCCACAAGTGGACACAAGTGGAGGCAGAAGAACATCAACATGACTCTGAGACCAGAAGGAAGGAGTTGGAGGGTGGTACAGATAAGGATTAGAAGTTGACAGGAGCACCTTGACTTCCTCAGTGAGATAGGAGGCAAGGCCACCAGTGGAGAAAGAGGTCTAGAGGAAGGGCAATGATTTGCATAAGCCACAGTGACCAATTGACCAATACATGGGGGCTAAGGCATGCTGAAGGCCCAGATACTGGTGAAAGGCAGGCCTCTGGAGTGGCACCAACCTGGAGTGAAAGAAAGGTGTGAAGCAGCCGGCAAAACCAAGGGGCCATGGCAGACACATCAGGTGAGAACAATGGTAAAGGAGGAAAAAGACTGATATGGCTGGTGCACATTTCTAGGGAGGAAAGGTTTGATGTGAGAACAGCtatgtcattgttcagtcgctcattagtgtccaactctttgtgaccccatggactgcagcacgccaggcttctctgtccatcaccaactcccagagtttgctcaaaatcatgtccattgagtcggtgatgccatccaactatctcactttctgtcatccccttctcctcctgccttcaatctttcccagcatcagggtcttttccaatgagtcagctcttcgcatcaggtggctaaaatattggagcttcagcatcagttcttccaatgaatatcagggttgatttcctttaggatggactggttggatctccttgcagtccaaaggaatctcaagagtcttctccaacaccacagatcaaaagcatcagttccttggcactcaactttctttacagtccaactctcacatccatacatgactactggaaaaaccaaagctttgactatatggacctttgtcaacaaagtaatgtctctggtttttaatatgctgtctagttttgtcattgcttttctttcaaggagcaagtgtcttttaatttcgtggctgtagtcactgtccacagtgattaggggcccaagaaaataaagttggtcattatttccattgtttccccatctatttgccatgaagtgatgggactggatgccatgatcttagttttttgaatgctgagttttaagccagctttttcactctcctcttttaccttcatcaagaggctctttaattcctctttgctttctgccataagagcaCTGTCatttgcctatctgaggttactgatatttctccgataagtcatgtccaactctttgca
Proteins encoded in this region:
- the THEM5 gene encoding acyl-coenzyme A thioesterase THEM5 — encoded protein: MLRRGFQAVVILGHHGTLPGATHLLPRFYPASAFGSSTESLVSRFCQEMTKSKNYALPNASWGPDMLSLYDEFLEKTKTDGWVRVPSFRSNRDHIQRFKLPLNLSANSDKSDWRLFTRCIEREGQGYEYVIFFQPSEKKSVCLFQPGPSLEGVPGFTHGGSLAALIDETFSKTAYLSGEGLLTVNFNIRFKNLIPLGSLAVLNVNVEKIEDQKMYLSCVTQSRDQQTVYAKASGTFLQMQLEEDSSGQ